In one Achromobacter spanius genomic region, the following are encoded:
- a CDS encoding NAD(P)H-dependent oxidoreductase, protein MSEPKGSMPGIMDGEGVADAGRRDILKAGATVAIGAAMPALMATANAQAQPSHVGAKTLIIASHPYPDRSVVNKALWEVAQKANGAMFRNLESVYGDNMRGFDRAAERKLYEQMERLVFIFPIHWFNLTPMLKAYMNEVWGSGPPPELRGKELFVVTTTAGPEDAYSPKGRLGFTIDEVLTPLRASAKYTGMTFAKPLCFFAASGNTSALREYQQALTARL, encoded by the coding sequence ATGTCCGAACCCAAAGGCTCCATGCCTGGAATCATGGATGGCGAGGGCGTCGCCGATGCGGGTCGCCGCGACATTCTGAAAGCTGGGGCGACGGTGGCCATCGGCGCGGCCATGCCCGCGCTGATGGCCACCGCGAACGCCCAGGCCCAGCCCTCGCACGTCGGGGCAAAGACGCTGATCATTGCCTCCCATCCTTATCCCGACCGTTCTGTCGTCAACAAGGCGTTGTGGGAGGTGGCTCAGAAAGCAAACGGCGCGATGTTCAGGAACCTGGAGTCCGTCTACGGCGATAACATGCGCGGCTTTGACCGCGCGGCGGAGCGCAAACTCTACGAGCAGATGGAGCGGCTGGTGTTCATTTTCCCGATCCATTGGTTCAACCTCACGCCCATGCTCAAGGCCTACATGAACGAGGTTTGGGGATCGGGCCCACCGCCTGAACTCAGGGGCAAGGAGCTGTTCGTCGTGACCACGACAGCCGGCCCGGAAGATGCCTACTCTCCTAAGGGACGCCTGGGCTTCACTATCGACGAGGTACTGACTCCGCTTCGTGCCAGTGCGAAATACACGGGCATGACGTTCGCCAAGCCGCTGTGCTTTTTCGCCGCCTCCGGCAATACCTCGGCGCTGCGTGAGTATCAGCAAGCCCTGACTGCAAGGCTCTGA
- a CDS encoding SDR family oxidoreductase, producing MSDSFAGKVALVTGAASGMGLATAKAFASAGAAVVLADVNEAAVRAAADELAAGGAQTLAVRCDVADEAQVKSMVEQAVTKFGRLDAAFNNAGVQSPPVEVADMDGEEFDRVNSINLRGVWNCMKYELIQMRKQGSGAIVNCSSLGGLVGVAGRSAYHATKHGVLGLTKSAALDYAARGIRINAVCPGIISTPMLDSMISGGEDDLIKEMLKEQPIGRLGKPEEIASAVLWLCGPGSTFVIGHALAVDGGYTAR from the coding sequence ATGAGTGATTCATTTGCAGGCAAGGTAGCCCTAGTTACGGGCGCCGCTTCGGGCATGGGCCTGGCGACCGCCAAGGCGTTCGCATCGGCGGGCGCAGCGGTCGTGCTGGCCGACGTGAACGAGGCGGCAGTTCGCGCGGCTGCCGATGAGCTGGCAGCGGGTGGCGCTCAGACGCTTGCCGTGCGCTGCGACGTGGCCGACGAGGCGCAGGTCAAGTCCATGGTTGAGCAAGCCGTGACCAAGTTCGGACGCCTGGATGCGGCCTTCAACAACGCTGGCGTGCAAAGCCCGCCCGTGGAGGTCGCCGACATGGATGGGGAAGAGTTTGATCGCGTCAACAGTATCAACCTGCGCGGCGTGTGGAACTGCATGAAGTACGAGCTGATCCAGATGCGTAAACAAGGCAGTGGTGCAATCGTCAACTGCTCCTCCCTGGGAGGGCTGGTGGGTGTCGCGGGGCGGTCGGCGTATCACGCAACCAAGCACGGCGTACTCGGCCTGACCAAAAGCGCGGCGCTTGACTACGCCGCGCGTGGCATCCGCATCAATGCCGTGTGCCCCGGAATCATCAGCACGCCGATGCTCGACAGCATGATTTCTGGCGGCGAGGATGATCTGATCAAGGAAATGCTCAAGGAGCAGCCGATCGGCCGCCTGGGCAAGCCCGAGGAAATTGCCTCTGCCGTACTCTGGCTGTGCGGTCCGGGTTCGACCTTCGTGATCGGCCATGCGCTGGCCGTCGATGGCGGCTACACCGCGCGCTAG
- a CDS encoding tripartite tricarboxylate transporter permease has product MDLFDNVLHGFSVALQWENLLWSLFGVFMGNMIGVLPGMGVLAAISILLPLTYAMTPVAALMMLAGIYYGAQYGGGITCILLNLPGTPSHAVTCLDGNPLARQGRSGSALFMLVMSSFVGASVGIIIMILFSPLLVEVAFQFGPAEYFAMMMLGLFAGATLAKGSAIKGIAMVFLGLLLGVVGTDVNTGTIRYAFGVIELSDGVQLVALAMGLFGLADFFANVNRIGKATTVGAGPKMSVRPEPGDIKKSVMPIARGSAIGSVLGILPGTGATIASFMSYAVEKRVSKTPNRFGNGAIEGVAGPEAANNSAAQTSFIPTMSLGIPGDSVMALMLGALIIHGIQPGPQMVTEHADLFWGLIASFWIGNIMLVVMNLPLIGMWARLLKVPYKYLFPSALFFVCVGVYSTNNNLFDVGMVLVLGLVGYLFLKLRFSPAPLLLGFVLGPMVEENFRRALLLSRGSMSVFIERPISAGFIYAILALAIWLVFSTVRNRKKVRELERIQAGG; this is encoded by the coding sequence ATGGATCTCTTCGACAACGTATTGCATGGCTTCTCCGTCGCGTTGCAGTGGGAGAACCTCCTTTGGTCGCTATTTGGCGTCTTCATGGGCAACATGATCGGCGTCTTGCCCGGAATGGGCGTGCTGGCGGCGATTTCGATCCTCCTGCCTTTGACCTATGCGATGACGCCGGTCGCCGCGTTGATGATGCTGGCAGGCATTTACTACGGCGCGCAGTATGGTGGCGGCATCACGTGCATCTTGCTCAACCTGCCAGGGACACCGTCGCATGCTGTGACGTGCCTCGATGGCAATCCGCTGGCGCGGCAAGGCAGATCCGGGTCTGCGCTGTTCATGCTGGTCATGTCGTCTTTTGTAGGCGCCAGCGTGGGCATCATCATCATGATCCTGTTCTCGCCACTGCTGGTCGAAGTCGCATTTCAGTTCGGCCCAGCCGAGTATTTCGCAATGATGATGCTGGGTCTGTTCGCCGGCGCGACGTTGGCCAAAGGCTCTGCCATCAAAGGCATTGCGATGGTATTCCTCGGCTTGCTTCTGGGCGTGGTTGGTACGGACGTCAATACCGGCACCATCCGCTACGCGTTCGGCGTCATCGAGCTGAGCGATGGTGTGCAGCTCGTTGCCTTGGCGATGGGCCTGTTTGGACTAGCGGACTTCTTTGCCAACGTGAACCGCATCGGTAAGGCCACTACCGTTGGGGCAGGCCCAAAAATGTCCGTACGGCCCGAGCCAGGGGATATCAAGAAGTCGGTCATGCCTATCGCTCGCGGCAGCGCTATCGGTTCGGTGCTTGGCATCTTGCCCGGCACTGGAGCGACCATCGCGTCATTCATGTCTTACGCGGTTGAAAAACGCGTTTCCAAAACGCCCAACCGCTTTGGCAACGGCGCGATTGAAGGGGTGGCGGGTCCTGAAGCAGCGAACAACTCCGCGGCACAGACAAGTTTCATTCCCACCATGAGCCTGGGCATACCTGGCGATTCCGTTATGGCCTTGATGCTGGGCGCGTTGATCATCCACGGGATCCAGCCAGGTCCCCAGATGGTCACTGAACACGCGGATCTTTTCTGGGGACTTATCGCAAGCTTCTGGATCGGCAACATCATGCTGGTCGTCATGAACCTGCCATTGATCGGCATGTGGGCAAGACTGCTTAAGGTGCCTTACAAGTATCTCTTCCCATCCGCGCTGTTTTTTGTATGTGTCGGCGTCTACAGCACGAACAACAATCTGTTCGACGTAGGCATGGTCCTGGTGCTTGGTCTGGTGGGCTATCTGTTCCTGAAGCTGCGCTTCTCGCCCGCTCCGCTGTTGCTGGGCTTTGTCTTGGGCCCCATGGTCGAAGAAAACTTCCGCCGCGCACTGCTACTGTCGCGCGGCAGCATGAGCGTGTTCATTGAACGCCCGATCAGCGCTGGCTTTATCTACGCCATTCTCGCTCTTGCGATCTGGCTGGTTTTTTCCACCGTGCGTAACAGAAAGAAGGTTCGCGAGTTGGAGCGTATCCAAGCCGGGGGGTGA
- a CDS encoding (R)-mandelonitrile lyase, with translation MELKRAGSQPSTRGPAEWFTGTVRIDPLNSAPAPARVSCAAVTFEPGARTAWHTHPLGQTLIVTAGCGWTQCEGESIVEIRAGDVIWCPPGHRHWHGASPTTAMTHIAIQEALDGKNVEWMEHVTDAQYLAGPPKG, from the coding sequence ATGGAACTCAAACGCGCTGGTTCTCAACCTTCCACAAGAGGGCCTGCCGAGTGGTTCACGGGGACGGTTCGCATTGACCCCCTGAACAGCGCTCCGGCGCCTGCTCGTGTTTCTTGCGCAGCCGTGACTTTTGAGCCCGGTGCGCGCACGGCGTGGCACACCCATCCGTTGGGACAAACACTGATCGTCACCGCTGGCTGCGGTTGGACGCAGTGCGAAGGCGAATCTATCGTCGAGATCCGCGCCGGCGATGTCATCTGGTGCCCGCCGGGTCATCGGCATTGGCACGGTGCGTCGCCGACCACAGCCATGACCCATATCGCCATTCAGGAAGCACTCGATGGCAAGAACGTCGAATGGATGGAACACGTCACCGACGCGCAATACCTTGCTGGCCCGCCCAAAGGCTGA
- a CDS encoding putative Na+/H+ antiporter: protein MPESSLEILAAVVFAIALIHTFSAPLFLRLAHRSKRHGGLLHLLGEVEVVFGFWAAILLVLMALAASGGTALAYAESRNYTEPAFVFVVMVIAASLPVLTFVMRLVERVARELPVNDQTAKAWLCLAMVPLAGSLVTEPAAMTIAAMMLAPQVFHREMPERLKYLALGVLFVNISIGGTLTSYAAPPVLMVASTWGWDSAFMFKTFGWKAALAVLVNATLVTLFLRPHLRSGDVLSLKKSAVPMSPLVIAVHLFFLAAVVLSAHHPIIFLGLFLFFIGYTQAYKVHQSPLIIKEALLVGFFLAGLVVLGGMQQWWLQPIVGSLEPNVLFVGALALTAITDNAALTYLGSLIDGISTQAQYMLVAGAVAGGGLTVIANAPNPAGVALLRGSFANGAVSMLGLLSGALIPTVIAAAFLFFF from the coding sequence GTGCCAGAGTCCAGTCTCGAAATCCTCGCCGCCGTAGTTTTTGCAATTGCCCTTATACATACTTTTTCGGCGCCGCTGTTTTTGCGTCTGGCGCATCGAAGCAAACGTCATGGCGGTTTACTTCATTTGTTGGGAGAAGTCGAAGTCGTTTTTGGATTCTGGGCCGCGATATTGCTTGTCTTGATGGCGTTGGCGGCGTCAGGCGGCACGGCCCTCGCATATGCCGAATCCCGGAACTACACCGAGCCGGCATTTGTGTTCGTCGTAATGGTCATCGCAGCATCATTGCCGGTGCTAACTTTCGTCATGCGCCTAGTCGAACGCGTGGCGCGAGAGCTCCCCGTAAATGACCAGACAGCCAAGGCCTGGCTTTGCCTAGCTATGGTTCCACTCGCCGGCTCCCTTGTTACGGAGCCGGCCGCAATGACGATTGCCGCAATGATGCTGGCGCCGCAAGTTTTCCACCGCGAAATGCCGGAACGCTTGAAGTATTTGGCGCTGGGTGTCTTGTTTGTCAACATATCCATTGGGGGCACGCTGACATCGTATGCCGCACCGCCAGTTTTGATGGTCGCGTCAACGTGGGGCTGGGACAGCGCTTTCATGTTTAAGACATTCGGCTGGAAAGCCGCGCTAGCCGTGCTGGTCAACGCCACGCTGGTGACATTGTTCCTTCGGCCCCACCTGCGTTCGGGAGATGTACTTTCTCTGAAGAAGTCCGCTGTGCCGATGTCTCCCCTCGTCATTGCGGTGCATCTATTTTTTTTGGCGGCGGTGGTTCTCAGCGCACATCACCCCATAATTTTTCTGGGGCTGTTCCTCTTTTTCATTGGCTATACGCAAGCGTACAAAGTACATCAAAGCCCGCTCATCATCAAAGAAGCCTTGTTGGTCGGCTTCTTCCTCGCTGGCTTGGTTGTCCTGGGTGGCATGCAGCAATGGTGGTTACAGCCTATCGTCGGCAGCCTCGAGCCTAACGTGCTGTTCGTCGGCGCTCTGGCGCTCACCGCTATCACCGACAATGCCGCGCTGACGTACCTGGGATCGCTCATCGACGGGATTTCGACTCAGGCACAGTACATGCTGGTGGCTGGCGCCGTGGCTGGCGGCGGCCTGACCGTTATTGCCAATGCGCCCAACCCTGCGGGCGTCGCTTTGCTTCGTGGGAGTTTCGCGAACGGCGCAGTGAGCATGCTTGGTCTTTTGTCAGGCGCGCTGATACCCACAGTGATCGCAGCGGCGTTTTTGTTCTTCTTCTGA
- a CDS encoding helix-turn-helix domain-containing protein, with the protein MYHGGIAPRPRTRRAECLSAQECESISRRLASGASYRAIGRALGRSASTISREVGRHGGPGKYRAYDAEKQFLKRARRPKPYLLTREPELRNVVIRLLEADWSPEQISGWLKPRSPGGKTVFVSHETIYRSLLVQTRGVLR; encoded by the coding sequence CTGTACCACGGAGGCATCGCGCCTCGTCCCCGAACACGCCGTGCCGAATGCCTGTCCGCACAAGAGTGCGAGTCGATCTCTCGACGGCTCGCCAGTGGTGCCAGTTATCGAGCCATTGGTCGTGCGCTGGGTCGCTCAGCCTCAACGATCTCGAGAGAGGTTGGCCGCCATGGTGGCCCAGGGAAGTATCGGGCATACGATGCTGAAAAGCAGTTCCTGAAACGCGCTCGGCGACCGAAGCCGTACTTGCTCACTCGGGAGCCGGAGCTGCGCAATGTCGTGATACGCTTGTTGGAGGCGGACTGGTCCCCCGAACAGATATCGGGATGGCTGAAACCTCGATCCCCTGGCGGAAAGACCGTGTTTGTTTCGCACGAGACGATCTATCGATCACTGTTGGTTCAGACCCGCGGGGTACTGCGATAG
- a CDS encoding sensor histidine kinase yields the protein MFRFSLIARIPLAVSFLFLVISTALISLALHGVSRQFDRQVANLGQVYLDGLSAAILPAVRGGDAEQMVEVLNRALDTHLGVVDRTLAVVTDGHRLLAHVARYPEVEPIPLASFEGLSGTLITRAADGVWTWRMLDDERPALGMLVANLDVGDFLRQREELAWELGMVGLAIGLLGAAVCFGMARRLQRPIIQLTEALRARPEDRLRSLQVDTTDPEITELLSAYNWMVENVQQREALAERNARIEREAVLGRMSAALAHEVRNPLGGLRTAVQTLRQFGERRDVRAESLAFIERGVEALQAVVDASLRTFRPGTASLGEEDIADIRLMVGAQADRAGVRVEMFCDGMQNQQLLLPAGAVRQVLLNLVLNAVQASPPGGLVAVFSRARNDALALHVVDAGQGLPPAAVHTLAGGHPDGDGMGLSIVADLIKAMQGRLRVTRMSDGTCISVRLPCGRKEGKL from the coding sequence ATGTTTCGCTTTTCCCTCATCGCCCGGATTCCACTCGCGGTCTCCTTCCTATTCCTCGTAATTTCCACCGCGCTGATTTCTTTGGCGCTTCACGGCGTGTCCCGACAATTCGACAGGCAGGTCGCGAATCTGGGGCAGGTGTATTTGGACGGCCTTTCAGCAGCTATCCTGCCAGCAGTCCGAGGCGGAGACGCGGAGCAGATGGTCGAAGTGCTTAACCGAGCGCTGGATACGCACCTTGGTGTGGTGGATCGAACGCTCGCCGTCGTCACGGATGGTCATCGTCTGCTGGCGCATGTGGCGCGCTATCCCGAGGTTGAACCTATCCCGCTGGCGTCTTTCGAAGGTTTGTCGGGGACGCTCATCACCCGAGCCGCGGACGGTGTCTGGACGTGGCGCATGTTGGACGACGAGCGGCCTGCTCTGGGAATGTTGGTGGCCAATCTTGATGTCGGTGATTTCCTTCGCCAACGTGAAGAGCTAGCGTGGGAACTGGGCATGGTGGGATTGGCAATCGGCCTGCTAGGCGCGGCGGTCTGTTTTGGCATGGCCAGGCGGCTTCAGCGTCCGATCATTCAACTAACCGAAGCGCTGCGCGCCAGGCCCGAAGATCGCTTGCGCAGCTTGCAGGTTGATACCACCGACCCCGAGATCACCGAGTTGTTATCGGCATACAACTGGATGGTCGAGAATGTTCAGCAACGCGAGGCGCTTGCAGAACGCAACGCGCGGATCGAGCGTGAAGCGGTGTTGGGACGAATGTCTGCGGCGCTTGCTCATGAAGTCCGCAACCCGCTCGGAGGGCTGCGTACCGCCGTCCAGACGCTCAGGCAGTTCGGCGAACGTCGCGACGTTCGCGCCGAGTCGCTGGCCTTCATCGAACGCGGTGTTGAGGCGCTTCAGGCCGTTGTCGACGCTAGTCTGCGCACTTTCCGCCCGGGCACCGCGTCTCTCGGGGAAGAAGATATTGCTGATATCCGTCTGATGGTGGGGGCGCAAGCTGACAGGGCTGGGGTCCGAGTCGAAATGTTTTGCGACGGCATGCAGAACCAGCAACTGCTGTTACCCGCCGGGGCCGTCAGGCAAGTGTTGCTCAACCTAGTGCTAAATGCTGTCCAGGCGTCCCCCCCCGGCGGACTTGTCGCCGTTTTTTCCCGTGCGCGGAATGATGCTCTGGCGTTGCACGTGGTCGACGCTGGACAGGGTTTGCCACCAGCAGCGGTACACACGTTGGCAGGGGGGCATCCCGACGGAGACGGAATGGGATTGAGTATAGTGGCCGATCTTATTAAAGCGATGCAAGGCCGCCTGCGCGTCACGCGCATGTCAGACGGCACATGCATCTCTGTGCGTTTGCCCTGTGGTCGAAAGGAGGGAAAGCTATGA
- a CDS encoding MFS transporter yields MPSDAAVASTHMQGGSAKDTRRRAQATLIAALLGFFVITLDAVVVNVALPTLAHDLGASVDGLQWVVDGYTLMFGALLLSAGALVDRIGARRAFGMGLVVFVLASMACGWAPSLAVLVAARLAQGVGAAAMMPASMALIRQAYPDPIRRGHAVALWAMGGSVAATSGPVIGGWLVSLDWRWIFFVNLPVGLLTLAFLARTPASPRRPAPFDAVGQVMAIVAMGALIYGAIEAGVQGPGAMPVLAAFAMALVALAAFAWSQLRRANPMVPPGLLAPRNARISMVVGFTFMVGYFGLPFVISLYLQQQRGLSAPETGVAFLPMMLIGLVLTPFSARLVRRFSARTMIVSGLVSMAAGLAAVALLPPTAPVVWIAALMVLVGLAGPFVAPPVTAVLLSSVPGALAGTASGVFNTCRQVGGALAVAVFGALLSQASSFTAGMRISLLVAAGIALVTAVMAFGLHSSGTPEFNG; encoded by the coding sequence ATGCCATCTGACGCCGCCGTTGCCTCCACACACATGCAGGGCGGTTCAGCAAAAGACACGCGACGCCGCGCGCAGGCGACCCTGATTGCGGCGCTTCTGGGGTTCTTCGTGATCACGCTGGACGCGGTGGTGGTCAACGTCGCGCTGCCGACGCTCGCCCACGATCTGGGTGCCAGTGTGGACGGCCTGCAGTGGGTGGTGGATGGCTACACCCTGATGTTCGGCGCGCTGCTGCTGTCGGCCGGGGCGCTGGTTGACCGCATTGGCGCGCGGCGGGCGTTCGGCATGGGACTGGTGGTGTTCGTCCTGGCATCGATGGCTTGTGGATGGGCCCCGTCGTTGGCGGTGCTGGTGGCAGCGCGCCTGGCGCAAGGTGTCGGCGCCGCGGCCATGATGCCGGCCTCCATGGCGCTGATCCGCCAGGCGTATCCCGACCCGATCCGGCGCGGGCACGCGGTGGCGCTGTGGGCCATGGGCGGCTCCGTGGCGGCCACGTCCGGCCCGGTCATCGGCGGATGGCTGGTTTCGCTGGATTGGCGCTGGATCTTCTTCGTCAACCTACCTGTCGGCCTGTTGACCCTGGCGTTTCTTGCGCGTACGCCTGCTTCACCACGCCGTCCCGCGCCTTTCGACGCGGTGGGGCAGGTGATGGCCATAGTCGCCATGGGAGCGCTGATCTACGGGGCGATCGAGGCGGGCGTACAAGGGCCGGGCGCAATGCCGGTGCTGGCGGCCTTTGCAATGGCGCTGGTTGCGCTGGCAGCTTTCGCATGGTCGCAACTCCGCCGGGCGAATCCCATGGTGCCGCCGGGGCTGCTGGCGCCGCGCAATGCTCGGATTTCGATGGTCGTCGGCTTTACGTTCATGGTCGGCTACTTCGGCCTGCCATTCGTGATAAGCCTGTATCTGCAGCAGCAGCGGGGCCTCTCGGCGCCGGAAACCGGCGTGGCCTTCCTGCCGATGATGTTGATTGGGCTTGTGCTGACGCCGTTCAGTGCGCGCCTGGTACGGCGCTTCAGCGCGCGGACGATGATCGTGAGTGGTCTAGTGAGCATGGCAGCCGGGTTGGCGGCGGTGGCGCTGCTTCCGCCCACCGCGCCCGTGGTGTGGATCGCCGCGCTGATGGTGCTGGTCGGCTTGGCAGGTCCATTCGTCGCCCCGCCGGTGACGGCCGTGCTGTTGTCTAGCGTGCCAGGTGCGTTGGCGGGGACGGCCAGCGGCGTGTTCAACACATGCCGGCAAGTGGGAGGTGCGCTTGCCGTGGCGGTGTTCGGAGCACTTCTGTCGCAGGCATCCAGTTTCACGGCGGGCATGCGCATCAGTCTGTTAGTGGCAGCCGGTATTGCGCTGGTCACTGCGGTGATGGCATTTGGGCTTCACTCTTCAGGAACACCTGAGTTCAATGGATAA
- a CDS encoding tripartite tricarboxylate transporter TctB family protein, which translates to MGSTIFSRKRDLWGGAFIALCGALTILEATSYDIGELARMGPGYFPLMVGCFLVALGILIPLSPDPDEVQDELIEEKLPQPAQRDRVRGMACIAGGIALFIILGSSVGFLPATFALVFVSALGDTSNSVKSATILALAMTAFGAVVFSWALQLQFPMLRWG; encoded by the coding sequence GTGGGCAGCACCATATTTTCCAGGAAGCGCGATCTGTGGGGCGGTGCATTCATCGCCCTGTGCGGTGCGCTGACCATTCTTGAAGCAACGTCGTATGACATCGGAGAGCTTGCCCGGATGGGGCCCGGCTATTTCCCGTTGATGGTGGGCTGCTTTCTCGTCGCGCTGGGTATTTTGATTCCGCTCAGTCCAGATCCTGACGAAGTGCAGGACGAGCTCATTGAGGAGAAACTGCCCCAGCCCGCGCAGCGCGATCGCGTTCGCGGCATGGCTTGCATCGCCGGAGGGATTGCACTCTTCATCATTCTGGGCAGCTCCGTAGGATTTCTGCCTGCCACCTTCGCGCTCGTCTTTGTCTCGGCGCTAGGAGACACATCGAACTCCGTCAAGTCCGCCACCATTCTCGCGCTTGCAATGACCGCTTTTGGCGCGGTGGTTTTTTCGTGGGCGCTGCAATTGCAGTTCCCCATGCTGCGCTGGGGGTAA
- a CDS encoding sigma-54-dependent transcriptional regulator: MSDTQVLLIEDDELQGGALLQRLRLEGISAQWVQSCSQAVELFRRTRMRPAFVLADIRLPDGSGEDLYRRLIPHLASTTVVFATAFGDIAQAVRLVSAGANDYLTKPYDTDALVRRIRSVIATQPAGQFDEVSQNPFALSDETYPLAQELERLAASSLPVLLEGETGSGKDRAARYIHARSSYSNGPFIAVNCASLMADLVESLLFGHVKGAFSGAGSSHEGLFSQAAGGTLYLDEVAELPSRAQASLLGVLEDAQYRPLGDSSVRQMRCRILSSTCADLKAAVVQGKVRADLYFRLAVAVIAVPPLRHRPGALPSLASAMLNKHLPECESLSPDALQALLHHAWPGNVRELKNRIARAVVMTDSGPIHANDLFPERKLADKPDLASSRLNAEHLVIQRAISESGGHMGNAARLLGISRTTLWKKLREGRREAGED; the protein is encoded by the coding sequence ATGAGCGACACGCAGGTTTTGCTAATTGAAGACGACGAGCTTCAAGGCGGTGCATTATTGCAACGATTGCGGCTCGAAGGTATTTCCGCTCAGTGGGTGCAAAGCTGCTCGCAGGCGGTGGAACTGTTTCGCAGGACGCGTATGCGGCCTGCGTTCGTGCTGGCCGACATTCGACTCCCGGACGGGTCCGGAGAAGATCTGTATCGGCGGCTGATTCCACATTTGGCGAGCACCACAGTGGTGTTTGCCACGGCATTTGGCGACATCGCTCAGGCCGTGCGGCTGGTATCAGCGGGCGCGAACGATTACCTTACCAAGCCCTACGACACCGACGCACTGGTGCGGCGAATTCGATCGGTCATCGCCACTCAGCCGGCAGGCCAATTCGACGAAGTTTCGCAGAATCCCTTCGCACTAAGCGACGAAACCTATCCGTTGGCGCAGGAGCTTGAGCGGCTTGCGGCCAGTTCGTTGCCCGTGTTGCTTGAAGGTGAAACCGGCTCAGGTAAAGATCGCGCGGCTCGCTACATTCACGCACGCTCGTCGTACTCCAATGGTCCGTTCATTGCCGTCAACTGCGCATCGCTGATGGCTGATCTTGTCGAGAGTTTATTGTTCGGTCATGTCAAAGGCGCATTCAGCGGCGCTGGATCGTCGCACGAGGGCCTTTTTTCACAGGCAGCCGGTGGCACGCTTTACCTTGATGAGGTGGCGGAACTGCCTTCACGTGCGCAGGCCTCATTATTGGGGGTATTGGAGGACGCCCAGTATCGTCCCCTGGGCGACAGTTCCGTCCGCCAGATGCGCTGCCGAATTCTGAGCAGCACTTGCGCTGACCTGAAGGCTGCGGTGGTGCAAGGCAAGGTTCGAGCGGATCTGTATTTTCGACTAGCGGTCGCGGTAATTGCCGTACCACCCCTGCGGCATAGACCTGGCGCGTTGCCTAGTCTGGCAAGTGCCATGTTGAATAAGCATTTGCCCGAGTGCGAATCGCTATCTCCCGACGCCCTTCAAGCTTTGCTCCACCACGCTTGGCCGGGTAACGTGCGTGAACTGAAAAATCGCATTGCTCGCGCAGTCGTGATGACGGACAGTGGCCCAATTCATGCTAACGACCTCTTTCCCGAACGCAAGCTGGCCGACAAGCCGGACTTGGCCTCCAGCCGCCTAAACGCCGAACACCTCGTCATTCAGCGGGCCATCTCTGAATCGGGTGGTCACATGGGAAATGCCGCCAGACTGCTCGGGATTTCGCGAACAACGTTATGGAAGAAACTGCGCGAAGGGCGGCGTGAGGCAGGTGAGGACTGA
- a CDS encoding carboxymuconolactone decarboxylase family protein: protein MNQVSAGAPSAAESLTVRQQAIVPIGAFAAAGDMAKLNAALNQGLDAGMTISDTKEILVQLYAYAGFPRSLNALGELMKVLEIRKQRGIQDAPGREPSRPIPKGDALLATGKANQTKLSGGPVEGPLFDFAPVANEYLRTHLFGDIFERDNLDWQSRELATVSMLSALPGAEPQLQAHMKISLNTGLTATQLRQLTHVLGERADADMARRANEALERQLATKAAK from the coding sequence ATGAATCAAGTTTCCGCTGGCGCGCCCAGCGCCGCCGAATCCCTTACGGTCCGTCAACAAGCCATCGTACCCATCGGAGCGTTTGCGGCTGCAGGTGACATGGCCAAGCTGAACGCCGCCCTGAATCAGGGGCTGGACGCTGGCATGACGATCAGCGACACCAAGGAAATCCTGGTGCAGCTCTACGCCTACGCCGGCTTTCCGCGCAGCCTCAACGCGCTGGGCGAACTGATGAAGGTGCTGGAAATACGCAAGCAGCGCGGCATCCAGGATGCACCCGGTCGTGAACCCAGCCGTCCCATCCCGAAGGGCGACGCGCTCCTGGCTACGGGAAAGGCCAACCAGACCAAGCTATCGGGCGGGCCTGTGGAAGGTCCATTGTTCGACTTCGCCCCCGTGGCGAACGAATATCTGCGCACCCATCTTTTCGGTGACATCTTCGAGCGCGACAACCTCGACTGGCAAAGCCGAGAACTGGCCACCGTGAGTATGCTGTCGGCGCTGCCCGGCGCCGAGCCGCAGTTGCAGGCGCACATGAAGATCAGCCTGAATACGGGCCTCACTGCGACGCAGTTGCGTCAGCTTACCCACGTGCTCGGCGAGCGCGCGGATGCCGATATGGCTCGCCGTGCGAACGAGGCGCTGGAGCGACAATTGGCTACCAAGGCGGCAAAGTGA